A genomic stretch from Enterobacter dykesii includes:
- the mukF gene encoding chromosome partition protein MukF, with product MSEFSQTVPELVAWARKNDFSISLPVDRLSFLLAVATLNGERLDGEMSEGELVDAFRHVSDAFEQTSETISVRANNAINDMVRQRLLNRFTSEQAEGNAIYRLTPLGIGITDYYIRQREFSTLRLSMQLSIVAGELKRAADAADENGDEFHWHRNVYAPLKYSVAEIFDSIDLTQRLMDEQQQQVKDDIAQLLNKDWRAAISSCELLLSETSGTLRELQDTLEAAGDKLQANLLRIQDATLAHDDLHFIDRLVFDLQSKLDRIISWGQQSIDLWIGYDRHVHKFIRTAIDMDKNRVFAQRLRQSVQTYFDAPWALTYANADRLLDMRDEEMALRDEEVTGELPPDLEYEEFNEIREQLAAMIEEQLAVYKTRQVPLDLGLVVRDYLAQYPRARHFDIARIVVDQAVRLGVAQADFTGLPPKWQPINDYGAKVQAHVIDKY from the coding sequence ATGAGTGAATTTTCCCAGACAGTCCCCGAACTGGTTGCCTGGGCCAGGAAAAACGATTTCTCCATCTCGCTGCCGGTAGACAGACTCTCTTTCCTGCTGGCGGTTGCCACGCTGAACGGCGAACGGCTGGACGGTGAAATGAGCGAGGGTGAACTGGTGGATGCGTTCCGCCATGTCAGTGATGCGTTTGAGCAAACCAGCGAAACCATTAGCGTGCGTGCCAACAACGCGATCAACGATATGGTGCGTCAACGTCTGCTGAACCGCTTTACCAGCGAGCAGGCGGAAGGAAACGCCATCTATCGCCTGACGCCGCTGGGCATCGGCATCACCGATTACTATATTCGCCAGCGTGAATTTTCCACGCTGCGTCTTTCCATGCAGCTCTCGATCGTGGCGGGTGAGCTTAAGCGCGCCGCCGACGCGGCGGATGAAAACGGTGACGAATTCCACTGGCACCGTAACGTCTACGCGCCGCTGAAATATTCGGTGGCCGAGATTTTTGACAGTATCGATCTCACCCAGCGCCTGATGGACGAACAGCAGCAGCAGGTGAAAGACGATATTGCCCAGCTGTTGAATAAAGACTGGCGAGCGGCCATCTCCAGCTGTGAACTTCTGCTGTCAGAAACCTCCGGCACGCTGCGTGAGCTCCAGGATACGCTGGAAGCCGCAGGAGACAAGCTGCAGGCGAACCTGCTGCGCATTCAGGATGCGACGCTGGCGCACGACGATCTGCATTTTATCGACCGTCTGGTGTTCGATCTGCAGAGCAAACTTGACCGCATTATTAGCTGGGGCCAGCAGTCGATCGACTTGTGGATCGGCTACGACCGACACGTGCATAAATTTATCCGTACCGCGATTGATATGGATAAAAACCGCGTCTTTGCTCAGCGTCTGCGTCAGTCGGTGCAGACCTATTTCGATGCGCCGTGGGCGCTGACCTACGCCAATGCCGATCGTCTGCTGGATATGCGCGACGAAGAGATGGCGCTGCGCGATGAAGAGGTGACCGGTGAACTGCCGCCGGATCTGGAATACGAAGAATTTAACGAAATTCGCGAGCAGCTTGCGGCGATGATCGAAGAACAGCTCGCGGTCTACAAAACCAGACAAGTGCCGCTGGATCTTGGGCTCGTGGTGCGCGACTATCTGGCGCAATACCCTCGCGCGCGCCACTTCGACATTGCCCGCATTGTGGTAGACCAGGCGGTGCGTCTGGGCGTCGCGCAAGCAGATTTCACCGGACTGCCGCCGAAGTGGCAGCCAATCAACGATTACGGAGCCAAGGTACAGGCGCATGTCATTGACAAATATTGA
- the mukE gene encoding chromosome partition protein MukE, which yields MSLTNIEQVMPVKLAQALANPLFPALDSQLRAGRHIGLDELDNHAFLMDFQEYLEEFYARYNVELIRAPEGFFYLRPRSTTLIPRSVLSELDMMVGKILCYLYLSPERLANEGIFTQQELYDELLTLADESKLLKLVNNRSTGSDLDRQKLQEKVRSSLNRLRRLGMVWFMGHDSSKFRITESVFRFGADVRAGDDAREAQLRMIRDGEAMPVENHLQLNDEHEENLPDSGEEE from the coding sequence ATGTCATTGACAAATATTGAACAAGTGATGCCGGTTAAGCTGGCACAGGCGCTGGCGAATCCGTTATTTCCGGCGCTGGACAGCCAGCTGCGTGCCGGTCGTCACATTGGATTAGACGAGCTGGATAATCACGCCTTTTTGATGGATTTCCAGGAGTACCTGGAAGAGTTTTACGCACGCTATAACGTGGAGCTTATCCGCGCGCCGGAAGGGTTTTTCTACCTGCGCCCGCGCTCCACGACGCTGATCCCGCGTTCCGTGCTCTCCGAGCTGGATATGATGGTCGGCAAAATTCTTTGCTACCTCTACCTCAGCCCGGAACGTCTGGCGAATGAAGGGATCTTCACCCAGCAGGAACTCTACGACGAGCTGTTGACGCTGGCAGATGAGAGCAAGCTGCTGAAGCTGGTGAACAACCGCTCCACGGGGTCGGATCTTGACCGTCAGAAATTACAGGAAAAGGTTCGCTCTTCCCTGAACCGTCTGCGCCGTCTGGGGATGGTCTGGTTTATGGGCCACGACAGCAGCAAATTCCGCATCACGGAATCTGTCTTCCGCTTCGGCGCAGACGTGCGCGCGGGCGATGACGCGCGTGAAGCGCAGCTTCGCATGATCCGCGACGGTGAAGCGATGCCGGTGGAAAACCATTTGCAGCTCAATGACGAGCATGAAGAGAATCTGCCGGATAGCGGGGAGGAAGAGTAA
- a CDS encoding YcbJ family phosphotransferase → MEQLRAELSHLLGEKLSRVECVSEKADTALWSLYDSQGNPMPLMARSFTSPGVARQLAWKMSMLAREGTVRMPTVYGVMTHEEHPGPDVLLIERLRGVPVEAPARTPERWDQLKDQIVEALLAWHRQDSRGLVGPVDSTQENLWPLWYRQRVEVLWGTLNQFSNTGLTMQDKRILFRTRECLPALFDGFNDNCVLIHGNFTLRSMLKDSRSDQLLAMLGPGIMLWAPREYELFRLSDSGAAEGLLWHYLQRAPVAEAFLWRRWLYLLWDEVAQLVNTGRFNRANFDLATKSLLPWLA, encoded by the coding sequence ATGGAACAGCTGCGCGCCGAACTTAGCCATCTGCTGGGTGAGAAATTAAGCCGGGTCGAATGCGTGAGTGAAAAGGCAGATACCGCGCTTTGGTCGTTGTATGACAGTCAGGGCAACCCAATGCCGCTGATGGCCAGAAGTTTCACCTCGCCGGGCGTTGCCAGACAGCTGGCATGGAAAATGTCGATGCTGGCGCGGGAGGGAACCGTCCGTATGCCGACGGTGTATGGCGTGATGACCCACGAGGAACACCCCGGCCCGGACGTGCTGCTGATTGAGCGCTTGCGCGGCGTGCCCGTTGAAGCGCCCGCGCGCACGCCGGAACGCTGGGATCAGTTAAAAGACCAGATTGTCGAGGCGCTGCTGGCCTGGCATCGCCAGGATAGCCGCGGGCTTGTCGGTCCGGTCGACAGCACTCAGGAAAACCTGTGGCCGCTGTGGTATCGCCAGCGGGTGGAAGTGCTGTGGGGAACGCTTAACCAGTTCAGCAATACCGGTTTGACCATGCAGGATAAGCGTATTCTGTTTCGCACCCGAGAGTGCTTGCCGGCGCTGTTCGACGGTTTTAATGACAACTGCGTGCTGATTCACGGTAATTTTACCCTGCGCAGCATGCTCAAGGACTCCCGCAGCGATCAGCTTCTGGCGATGTTGGGGCCGGGGATAATGCTCTGGGCTCCGCGCGAATATGAGCTGTTCAGGCTCAGCGACAGCGGGGCGGCGGAAGGTTTACTGTGGCACTACCTTCAACGCGCGCCCGTTGCAGAAGCGTTTCTCTGGCGGCGCTGGCTTTATCTGCTCTGGGACGAAGTCGCGCAGCTGGTCAACACCGGACGCTTTAATCGCGCAAATTTCGATCTGGCGACAAAATCACTCTTGCCCTGGCTCGCCTGA
- the cmoM gene encoding tRNA uridine 5-oxyacetic acid(34) methyltransferase CmoM, with protein sequence MRDRNFDDIAEKFSRNIYGTTKGQLRQTILWQDLDTILATFGGQKLRVLDAGGGEGQTAIKMAERGHHVTLCDLSAEMVARATRAAEEKGVSDNMHFIQCAAQDIAQHLETQVDLILFHAVLEWVADPQSVLQTLWSMLRPGGTLSLMFYNANGFLMHNMVAGNFDYVQVGMPKKKKRTLSPDYPRDPQQVYGWLEAIGWQIVGKTGVRVFHDYLREKHKQRDCFDTLTELETRYCRQEPFISLGRYIHVTAHKPQMQG encoded by the coding sequence ATGCGGGATCGCAATTTTGATGACATCGCGGAAAAGTTTTCGCGCAACATTTATGGCACCACGAAAGGGCAGCTCCGTCAGACGATCCTCTGGCAGGATCTGGACACCATTCTGGCCACCTTTGGTGGGCAAAAGTTGCGCGTGCTGGACGCCGGTGGCGGTGAAGGGCAGACGGCGATAAAAATGGCCGAGCGCGGTCATCACGTCACGCTTTGCGATCTTTCTGCTGAAATGGTCGCCCGCGCGACGCGTGCTGCAGAAGAGAAAGGTGTGAGCGACAACATGCATTTTATACAATGCGCCGCCCAGGACATCGCACAGCATTTGGAAACCCAGGTTGATCTGATATTGTTTCATGCGGTGCTGGAGTGGGTTGCCGATCCGCAAAGCGTGTTACAAACCCTGTGGTCGATGTTGCGCCCGGGCGGCACGCTGTCGCTGATGTTTTACAATGCTAACGGCTTCCTGATGCACAACATGGTTGCAGGAAACTTCGACTATGTGCAGGTCGGGATGCCCAAAAAGAAAAAGCGCACGCTTTCCCCGGACTATCCGCGCGATCCACAGCAGGTTTATGGCTGGCTGGAAGCGATTGGCTGGCAGATCGTCGGGAAAACGGGCGTCAGGGTGTTTCATGATTATCTGCGTGAAAAACACAAACAGCGTGACTGTTTTGACACCTTAACAGAATTAGAAACGCGGTATTGCCGTCAGGAGCCTTTTATCAGCCTTGGCCGCTATATTCACGTCACCGCGCACAAGCCGCAGATGCAAGGATAA
- the ycaR gene encoding protein YcaR produces MDHRLLEIIACPVCNGKLYYSQDKQELICKLDSLAFPLRDGIPVLLENEARSLVAEESKP; encoded by the coding sequence ATGGATCACCGTTTACTTGAAATTATTGCCTGCCCGGTATGCAACGGCAAACTCTACTACAGCCAGGACAAACAGGAGCTGATTTGCAAGCTGGACAGCCTGGCTTTCCCGCTGCGTGACGGCATTCCGGTACTGCTGGAAAATGAAGCTCGTTCCCTGGTGGCAGAAGAGAGCAAACCATGA
- the msbA gene encoding lipid A ABC transporter ATP-binding protein/permease MsbA, producing MHNDKDLSTWQTFRRLWPMIAPFKTGLIVAGVALILNAASDTFMLSLLKPLLDDGFGKTDRSVLLWMPLVVIGLMILRGITSYISSYCISWVSGKVVMTMRRRLFSHMMGMPVSFFDKQSTGTLLSRITYDSEQVASSSSSALITVVREGASIIGLFAMMFYYSWQLSIILIVLAPIVSIAIRVVSKRFRNISKNMQNTMGQVTTSAEQMLKGHKEVLIFGGQDVETKRFDKVSNKMRLQGMKMVSASSISDPIIQLIASLALAFVLYAASFPSVMETLTAGTITVVFSSMIALMRPLKSLTNVNAQFQRGMAACQTLFSILDSEQEKDEGKRVIERANGDVEFRNVTFTYPGREVPALRNINLSIPAGKTVALVGRSGSGKSTIASLMTRFYDIDEGEILLDGHDLREYTLQSLRNQVALVSQNVHLFNDTVANNIAYARTDEYSREQIENAARMAYAMDFINKMDNGLDTIIGENGVLLSGGQRQRIAIARALLRDSPILILDEATSALDTESERAIQSALDELQKNRTSLVIAHRLSTIEQADEIVVVEDGVIVERGSHADLLEHRGVYAQLHKMQFGQQ from the coding sequence ATGCATAACGACAAAGATCTCTCCACGTGGCAAACCTTCCGCCGACTCTGGCCGATGATTGCGCCCTTTAAAACAGGCCTGATCGTGGCGGGAGTAGCGTTAATCCTCAACGCAGCCAGCGATACTTTTATGCTATCGCTTCTCAAACCGTTACTGGACGACGGTTTTGGTAAAACGGATCGCTCAGTGTTGCTATGGATGCCTCTGGTGGTTATCGGACTGATGATCTTACGCGGCATTACCAGCTATATCTCCAGCTACTGTATTTCCTGGGTATCAGGGAAAGTGGTTATGACCATGCGCCGTCGCCTGTTCAGCCACATGATGGGCATGCCGGTCTCGTTCTTTGACAAGCAGTCTACCGGGACGCTGCTGTCCCGTATTACCTACGATTCCGAGCAGGTTGCCTCTTCGTCCTCAAGCGCACTGATCACCGTTGTGCGTGAGGGCGCGTCAATCATCGGCCTGTTCGCGATGATGTTCTATTACAGCTGGCAGCTGTCGATCATCCTTATCGTTCTGGCGCCGATAGTTTCTATTGCTATCCGCGTCGTCTCAAAGCGCTTCCGCAATATCAGTAAGAATATGCAGAACACGATGGGACAGGTGACAACCAGCGCGGAACAGATGCTGAAAGGGCATAAAGAAGTTCTGATTTTCGGCGGTCAGGACGTCGAAACCAAACGCTTTGATAAAGTCAGCAATAAAATGCGCCTTCAGGGGATGAAAATGGTCTCGGCCTCTTCCATCTCTGACCCGATTATTCAGCTGATAGCGTCACTGGCGCTGGCATTCGTCCTGTATGCGGCAAGCTTCCCTAGCGTGATGGAGACGCTGACGGCGGGTACTATCACCGTGGTCTTCTCCTCGATGATCGCCCTGATGCGTCCGCTGAAATCCCTGACGAACGTGAACGCCCAGTTCCAGCGCGGGATGGCCGCCTGCCAGACCCTGTTCAGCATTCTGGATTCCGAGCAGGAAAAGGATGAAGGTAAGCGCGTGATCGAGCGTGCAAACGGAGACGTTGAATTCCGTAACGTGACCTTTACCTATCCGGGCCGCGAAGTGCCTGCCCTGCGTAATATCAACCTGTCTATTCCGGCGGGTAAAACCGTGGCGCTGGTGGGCCGTTCCGGCTCGGGTAAATCGACGATTGCCAGCCTGATGACCCGTTTCTACGACATTGATGAAGGTGAAATCCTGTTAGATGGTCACGACCTGCGGGAATATACCCTGCAGTCGCTGCGTAACCAGGTGGCGCTGGTTTCCCAGAACGTGCACCTGTTTAACGATACCGTCGCCAATAACATCGCTTATGCGCGCACGGATGAATACAGCCGCGAGCAGATTGAGAACGCCGCGCGTATGGCCTATGCAATGGACTTTATCAACAAGATGGATAACGGCCTGGATACGATAATCGGTGAGAACGGCGTGCTTCTCTCCGGTGGCCAGCGCCAGCGTATTGCGATTGCGCGTGCGCTGCTGCGCGATAGCCCAATTCTGATCCTGGACGAAGCGACCTCGGCGCTGGATACGGAATCTGAACGCGCTATCCAGTCCGCGCTGGATGAACTGCAAAAGAACCGTACCTCGCTGGTGATTGCGCACCGTCTGTCGACTATCGAGCAGGCTGATGAAATCGTCGTGGTTGAGGATGGCGTCATTGTTGAACGCGGAAGCCATGCCGATCTACTGGAACACCGTGGCGTTTATGCCCAGTTGCATAAGATGCAGTTCGGTCAACAATGA
- the kdsB gene encoding 3-deoxy-manno-octulosonate cytidylyltransferase, with protein MSFVVIIPARYASTRLPGKPLVDINGKPMIVHVLERARESGADRVIVATDHPDVARAVEAAGGEVCMTRADHQSGTERLAEVVEKCGFSDDTVIVNVQGDEPMIPAVIIRQVAENLAQRQVGMATLAVPIHHAEEAFNPNAVKVVMDAEGYALYFSRATIPWDRDRFALSKETIGDTFLRHIGIYGYRAGFIRRYVTWAPSPLEHIEMLEQLRVLWYGEKIHVAVASEVPGTGVDTPEDLERVRAELR; from the coding sequence ATGAGTTTTGTTGTCATTATTCCTGCGCGCTATGCCTCAACGCGTCTGCCGGGTAAACCGCTGGTGGATATCAACGGCAAGCCGATGATTGTGCATGTCCTCGAGCGTGCGCGTGAATCCGGTGCCGATCGCGTGATTGTTGCTACCGATCATCCTGACGTCGCCCGTGCGGTTGAGGCGGCAGGCGGTGAGGTGTGCATGACCCGCGCCGATCACCAGTCCGGCACCGAGCGTCTGGCGGAAGTGGTTGAGAAATGTGGTTTCAGTGATGATACGGTTATCGTGAACGTGCAGGGTGACGAGCCGATGATCCCGGCGGTGATTATCCGTCAGGTGGCAGAAAACCTGGCTCAGCGTCAGGTCGGTATGGCGACGCTTGCGGTACCCATTCACCACGCTGAAGAGGCATTCAATCCGAATGCGGTGAAGGTGGTCATGGATGCCGAAGGCTATGCGCTCTATTTCTCCCGCGCCACGATCCCGTGGGATCGCGATCGCTTTGCGCTCTCTAAAGAGACAATCGGTGATACTTTCCTGCGTCATATTGGGATTTACGGCTATCGCGCCGGCTTTATTCGTCGATATGTTACCTGGGCGCCGAGTCCGCTGGAGCATATCGAAATGCTGGAGCAGCTTCGCGTGCTCTGGTACGGCGAAAAAATTCACGTTGCCGTTGCCAGCGAAGTGCCTGGAACGGGCGTTGATACGCCGGAAGATCTTGAGCGCGTTCGCGCCGAGCTGCGCTAA
- the elyC gene encoding envelope biogenesis factor ElyC, with the protein MLFTLKKYIGGMMLPLPLLLIIIALGLALVWFSRFQKSGKTLITFGWLVLLLLSLQPVADGLLRPIEKRYPTWQGNQKVAYIVVLGGGYTWDPDWAPSSNLINNSLPRLNEGIRLWLANPGSKMIFTGAAAKTNPVSTAEAGARVAESLGVPRSSIITLDRPKDTEEEAAAVKQAIGDVPFLLVTSASHLPRAMIFFQKQGLHPLPAPANQMAIDAPLNPWERAIPSPVWLMHSDRVGYETLGRLWQWLKGSSGEPGQE; encoded by the coding sequence ATGCTTTTTACCCTTAAGAAATACATTGGAGGGATGATGCTTCCCCTTCCGCTGCTGCTCATCATCATCGCCCTGGGGCTGGCGCTGGTGTGGTTTAGTCGCTTTCAGAAGAGTGGAAAAACGCTGATCACGTTCGGCTGGTTGGTCTTGCTGCTGCTGAGCCTGCAGCCGGTCGCGGATGGGCTGTTACGCCCCATCGAAAAAAGGTATCCAACATGGCAGGGAAATCAGAAAGTGGCGTACATCGTAGTGTTGGGCGGCGGATATACCTGGGATCCTGACTGGGCCCCCAGTTCAAATCTGATCAACAACAGCCTGCCACGGCTAAACGAAGGCATTCGCCTCTGGCTGGCAAATCCGGGATCAAAAATGATCTTCACCGGCGCGGCAGCCAAAACAAACCCGGTGAGTACGGCTGAAGCGGGCGCCAGGGTCGCGGAATCGCTCGGCGTACCGCGCTCCTCGATTATCACCCTGGACAGGCCAAAAGATACCGAGGAAGAGGCTGCCGCAGTGAAGCAGGCGATTGGCGATGTCCCGTTCTTACTGGTGACCTCCGCTTCACACCTGCCGCGCGCGATGATTTTTTTCCAGAAGCAAGGCCTGCACCCGCTTCCCGCACCGGCAAACCAGATGGCCATCGACGCGCCGCTCAACCCGTGGGAACGGGCGATCCCCTCCCCGGTGTGGCTGATGCACAGCGATCGCGTCGGTTATGAGACGCTCGGACGCCTCTGGCAGTGGCTGAAAGGATCGTCAGGCGAGCCAGGGCAAGAGTGA
- a CDS encoding winged helix-turn-helix domain-containing protein encodes MSLPQLSLSAARNLHLAAQGLLKKPRRRAQPADILSTVQRMSLLQIDTINIVARSPYLVLFSRLGNYPSQWLDEALSKGELMEYWAHEACFLPRSDFALVRHRMLAPEKMGWKYRQAWMLEHAAEIEQLVAHIQDNGPVRSADFEHPRKGTSGWWEWKPHKRHLEGLFTSGKVMVIERRNFQRVYDLTHRVMPHWDDERDLLTQEAAEAIMLENSARSLGIFRPQWLADYYRLRQPALKPLMNIWQREQRVIPVTVETLGEMWLHADLLPLLPLAQEGKLQATHSAVLSPFDPVVWDRKRAEQLFDFSYRLECYTPAPKRQYGYFVLPLLHKGQLVGRMDAKMHRKTGTLEIIALYLQEGVRVTASLEKGLTFAIGEFARWQGAREVTLGRVPDGLFTSCRSGWETGTP; translated from the coding sequence ATGTCTCTACCGCAACTCTCGCTCTCAGCCGCACGTAATCTCCACCTTGCCGCGCAGGGGTTGCTTAAAAAGCCCCGCCGCCGCGCGCAGCCTGCCGATATTCTCTCTACCGTCCAGCGCATGTCGCTGCTTCAAATCGACACCATTAACATAGTGGCCCGTAGCCCATACCTGGTGCTGTTTAGCCGCCTGGGGAATTATCCTTCGCAGTGGCTGGATGAGGCGCTCAGCAAGGGGGAGTTAATGGAGTACTGGGCGCACGAAGCCTGCTTCCTGCCCCGCAGCGATTTTGCCCTGGTTCGTCACCGCATGCTTGCCCCTGAAAAGATGGGCTGGAAATACCGTCAGGCGTGGATGCTGGAACATGCGGCTGAAATTGAGCAGCTTGTCGCGCATATTCAGGATAACGGTCCCGTACGCTCCGCTGATTTTGAACATCCGCGCAAAGGCACCAGCGGCTGGTGGGAGTGGAAACCGCACAAGCGTCATCTTGAAGGACTGTTCACGTCAGGTAAAGTCATGGTCATTGAACGGCGTAATTTTCAGCGCGTTTATGACCTGACGCATCGCGTGATGCCCCACTGGGACGACGAGCGTGACCTGCTTACTCAGGAGGCCGCCGAGGCCATCATGCTGGAGAACAGCGCCCGCAGTCTGGGCATTTTCCGTCCGCAATGGCTGGCAGATTATTATCGCCTTCGTCAGCCCGCGCTGAAACCGCTGATGAACATATGGCAACGCGAACAGCGCGTCATCCCCGTCACGGTGGAAACGCTGGGCGAAATGTGGCTGCATGCGGATCTCCTCCCGCTACTGCCTCTGGCCCAGGAGGGGAAACTTCAGGCAACCCACAGTGCGGTGTTGTCGCCTTTCGACCCGGTCGTCTGGGATAGAAAACGCGCCGAGCAGCTGTTCGATTTTAGCTACCGGCTGGAATGTTATACCCCGGCTCCAAAGCGCCAGTATGGTTACTTTGTTCTCCCGCTGCTGCATAAGGGGCAACTGGTCGGGCGCATGGACGCCAAAATGCACCGCAAGACCGGCACGCTTGAAATCATTGCGCTTTACCTGCAAGAGGGGGTCAGGGTGACGGCGAGCCTGGAAAAAGGGTTAACGTTCGCCATTGGCGAATTCGCGCGCTGGCAGGGTGCCCGCGAAGTGACGCTGGGCCGGGTGCCCGACGGACTGTTTACTTCCTGTCGAAGTGGCTGGGAAACAGGCACTCCCTGA
- the lpxK gene encoding tetraacyldisaccharide 4'-kinase codes for MIARIWSGESPLWLLLLPLSWLYGLVSGIIRLLYRLGFKRAWRAPVPVVVVGNLTAGGNGKTPVVIWLVEQLQKRGIRPGVVSRGYGGKAAQYPLLLTAETTTAEAGDEPVLIYQRTGAPVAVSPVRSDAVQALLAEHAVQIIITDDGLQHYALARDKEIVVIDGVRRFGNGWWLPAGPMRERASRLKSVDAVIVNGGEAKAGEIPMHLQPGPAINLLTGERRSVAELPSPVAMAGIGHPPRFFATLEQCGARLEKRVPLADHQALVEGQVDALTVPGQSLIMTEKDAVKCRAFAKDNWWYLPVDAELSGEQPERLLKELIALVH; via the coding sequence ATGATTGCACGCATCTGGTCCGGTGAATCCCCGCTGTGGCTGCTGCTTTTGCCGCTCTCCTGGCTGTATGGTCTGGTGAGCGGCATTATCCGTCTGCTTTACCGTTTAGGATTTAAGCGGGCCTGGCGTGCGCCGGTTCCGGTTGTAGTGGTCGGTAATCTCACGGCGGGCGGCAACGGTAAAACCCCGGTGGTGATCTGGCTGGTGGAGCAATTGCAAAAACGCGGTATTCGTCCGGGGGTTGTCTCTCGCGGTTATGGCGGTAAAGCGGCGCAGTATCCTCTTCTGCTCACGGCGGAAACTACAACCGCCGAAGCGGGCGATGAACCGGTCCTGATATATCAGCGTACCGGCGCGCCGGTTGCGGTTTCGCCGGTGCGCAGCGACGCCGTTCAGGCACTGCTTGCCGAACACGCGGTGCAAATCATCATTACGGATGATGGTCTGCAACATTACGCCCTGGCGCGTGATAAAGAGATTGTGGTCATCGACGGGGTTCGCCGCTTCGGTAACGGCTGGTGGCTACCGGCCGGACCCATGCGCGAACGCGCTTCGCGCCTTAAGTCCGTTGATGCGGTGATTGTTAACGGCGGTGAGGCAAAAGCGGGTGAAATCCCCATGCACCTGCAGCCGGGTCCTGCGATTAACCTGCTGACGGGGGAACGCCGGTCGGTTGCTGAGCTGCCTTCACCGGTGGCGATGGCGGGTATTGGTCATCCGCCACGCTTCTTCGCGACGCTGGAACAGTGTGGTGCCCGTCTGGAAAAGCGCGTTCCGCTGGCCGACCATCAGGCGCTGGTGGAAGGGCAGGTAGATGCCCTGACCGTACCGGGGCAGTCGCTGATCATGACCGAAAAAGATGCGGTGAAATGCCGCGCCTTTGCGAAAGATAACTGGTGGTATCTGCCGGTTGACGCCGAACTCAGCGGTGAGCAGCCGGAACGTTTGCTCAAGGAACTGATTGCGTTGGTGCACTAA